In one window of Syngnathus typhle isolate RoL2023-S1 ecotype Sweden linkage group LG7, RoL_Styp_1.0, whole genome shotgun sequence DNA:
- the parvaa gene encoding parvin, alpha a codes for MASSPQKSPSSPKSPTTPKSPSSRKKDDSFLGKLGGTLARRKKAKEVSELQEEGINAINLPLSPTHYELDPEDTMLEENEVRTMVDPNSKNDRKLQELMKVLIDWINDVLVGERIIVKDLAEDLYDGQVLQKLFEKLEGEKLNVAEVTQSEIAQKQKLQTVLERINDSLKLSTRNIRWNVDSVHAKSIVAILHLLVALSQHFRAPIRLPDHVSIQVVVVQKREGILQSRQIQEEITGNTEAFSGRHERDAFDTLFDHAPDKLNVVKKTLITFVNKHLNKLNLEVSELETQFADGVYLVLLMGLLEGYFVPLYNFFLTPENFDQKVHNVSFSFELMQDGGLERPKPRPEDIVNCDLKSTLRVLYNLFTRYRNVD; via the exons ATGGCTTCCTCACCTCAGAAGTCGCCGTCCTCTCCCAAATCCCCGACAACGCCGAAATCTCCTTCTTCGAGAAAAAAAGACGACTCTTTCCTTGGAAAACTTGGTGGGACTCTGGCGAGGAGGAAGAAAGCTAAAGAAG TGTCTGAGCTTCAGGAAGAGGGGATAAATGCCATCAATCTTCCTCTCAGCCCCACCCACTATGAGCTTGACCCCGAGGACACCATGCTAG AGGAGAATGAGGTGCGTACCATGGTGGATCCAAACTCCAAGAATGACCGCAAACTGCAAGAACTCATGAAG GTACTGATCGACTGGATAAATGATGTTCTCGTTGGGGAAAGGATCATTGTAAAGGATCTGGCTGAAGATCTCTATGATGGACAGGTCCTGCAGAAACTGTTTG AGAAGCTGGAAGGCGAGAAACTCAATGTGGCTGAGGTGACACAGTCAGAGATTGCACAGAAGCAGAAACTGCAGACTGTTTTAGAACGGATCAATGACTCACTCAAACTCTCCACCAGGAACATTCGCTGGAATGTCGACT CTGTTCATGCGAAGAGTATCGTGGCCATCCTTCACCTGCTGGTAGCACTGTCACAACACTTCAGAGCACCAATTAGATTGCCGGACCATGTTTCTATTCAAGTCGTCGTGGTCCAA AAAAGAGAGGGCATCCTCCAATccagacaaattcaagaagaaaTCACTGGTAACACTGA GGCTTTCTCTGGAAGACATG AACGTGATGCTTTTGACACGCTGTTCGACCATGCTCCAGATAAACTGAATGTCGTCAAAAAG ACACTGATCACGTTTGTGAACAAACACCTGAACAAGCTCAACTTGGAGGTGTCTGAATTGGAAACACAG TTTGCAGATGGTGTTTATCTGGTCTTGCTGATGGGTCTGCTGGAGGGATACTTTGTGCCACTCTACAACTTCTTCCTCACACCTGAAAACTTTGACCAGAAG GTGCATAACGTGTCCTTCTCATTCGAGCTGATGCAGGACGGAGGTCTGGAGCGACCAAAGCCGAGGCCTGAGG ATATCGTGAACTGTGACCTTAAGTCAACCCTCCGTGTCCTCTACAACCTCTTCACCAGGTACAGGAATGTAGACTGA
- the mical2b gene encoding F-actin-monooxygenase mical2b isoform X2: MGKTEDERTAKASQLFENFVQMSTCKGTLQAFSILCRQLELDPLDYSNFYSSLKAAVNSWKVKPLWTKLDKRAQQKVYSQNKASQGTRCLIIGGGPCGLRTAIELALLGCNVVVIEKRDTFSRNNVLHLWPFTIEDLRGLGAKKFYGKFCAGSIDHISIRQLQLMLLKICLILGIEVHVNVEFIKLVEPPEEQTDDSPSWRADIQPSNHPVSDMDFDVVIGADGRKNTLDGFRRKEFRGKLAIAITANFVNRNTTAEAKVEEISGVAFIFNQKFFLELKEETGIDLENIVYYRDNTHYFVMTAKKQSLLDKGVIIDDYVETDRLLSTDNVNQEALLSYAREAADFGTNYQLPSLDYAINHYGQPDVAMFDFTSMYASENAALIREKHGHQLLVALVGDSLLEPFWPMGTGCARGFLAAFDTAWMVKAFAQGKSPLEILAERESIYRLLPQTTPENISKNFDQYTIDPATRYPNLNSSNVRPHQVRHLFNDGKHDSSHFEGPIGRPVYLSRESEVCPNRLLTWCQRQTNGYRGVNITNLTSSWRSGLALCALIHRQRPELIDYNSLYEDDVAANNQLAFDVAEHHLGIQPMTTGKEMLAGAEPDKLLMVLYLSKFYEAFRNLPGNKKGAKERNENIERETGQSQPRKRIPKDDKKMDDDSINKRRRKGNVTKLSCHSAPSAGEDGKLRENKVRSMATQLLAKFEENAAEKMHGKCVGRKEFQSGLGGSDVCHFCLKRVYVMERLSAEGYFFHRECFRCDVCNCTLRLGGHTFNSYEAKFYCKMHYSQYQSSTHFRKRKDNHNHVTALVLDKERNPLTSDIQTQPPDRSNMHAARSLTAGPGETFMAVETLDVPSIEKPAEQDVTEAKGAEGHCKTKHSLFWKQRIRATFPLTFVKSFQRSRPRDKDGPETVPEVDSDFEDIESAEKQTTSKGKTPADPKHRIEKSEKHPKHTTCNLASPKKCLILSPSEKEKLLSWDTHSHSEETSLNPDAKTTKQHQVQAEREADQPQADSGQHGELTESQFASASSLSAFQLIANAFRRTFGVTNPSSSSNTAPTIRPRHDGQRRRRPLSEGELHFPTAEPALSEEKKARNHKAGPELPSLQQQVCLKGRRNSGRVFNDNVSSLPSRKVTLFSSLRLRKRESSESDRKDQELQKEIRMILINLRNKASSQQSLEEPSSTDDECESTHMTVSSKRQQKRREKTVALQAKQEQLKRLHRAQAIQRQLEEVGEKQRDLEERGVAIEKVIRGEEGTDNQENDADQAHLYQSWFELVLEKNRLARYESDLMIFAQELELEDIQGRLQQDLRRRMSKDDTKKSASELQKEQVILSEIMRTVEKRDMLVSKLEEQRLMERAEDQDLESLVLSKGYQFHWAQANDSLESHEGGSTEG, from the exons ATGGGCAAGACGGAGGATGAGCGAACCGCTAAGGCTAGTCAACTCTTTGAGAACTTTGTCCAGATGTCCACATGTAAAGGAACTCTGCAGGCCTTCAGTATCCTCTGCAGGCAGCTGGAACTGGATCCGCTGGATTATAGCAATTTCTACAGCTCACTGAAAGCAGCAGTCAACTCCTGGAAGGTCAAACCTCTGTGGACCAAATTGGACAAGAGGGCACAGCAAAAAGTGTACAGCCAGAATAAAGCCTCTCAAGGAACTAGG TGTCTGATCATTGGTGGCGGACCTTGTGGTCTGCGGACAGCCATCGAGCTGGCTTTGCTGGGTTGTAATGTGGTGGTGATTGAAAAGAGGGACACGTTCTCCAGGAACAATGTGCTTCATCTGTGGCCATTCACCATTGAAGACCTCCGAGGCCTTGGTGCTAAGAAGTTCTATGGCAAGTTCTGTGCTGGGTCCATCGATCATATCA GTATCCGTCAGCTCCAGTTGATGCTGCTTAAAATTTGTCTCATTCTGGGCATTGAAGTTCATGTCAATGTGGAATTCATTAAACTTGTTGAGCCACCAGAAGAACAGACTGACGACA GTCCGAGTTGGAGAGCAGATATCCAGCCTTCAAATCACCCCGTCTCAGACATGGACTTTGATGTGGTGATTGGAGCTGATGGACGCAAAAACACATTAGATG GTTTCAGGCGCAAGGAGTTTCGAGGAAAGCTCGCCATTGCTATTACGGCAAACTTTGTCAACAGAAACACCACAGCAGAGGCCAAAGTGGAGGAGATTAGTGGAGTTGCCTTTATCTTCAACCAGAAGTTCTTCCTTGAACTCAAGGAAGAAACAG GAATTGATTTGGAGAACATTGTTTACTACAGAGACAACACTCATTACTTTGTTATGACTGCAAAGAAGCAGAGTTTGCTGGACAAAGGGGTCATTATTGAT GATTATGTAGAAACGGATCGTTTACTAAGCACTGACAATGTAAACCAGGAAGCATTGCTCTCGTATGCCCGAGAGGCAGCTGATTTTGGCACAAATTACCAGCTACCATCACTGGACTATGCTATCAACCACTACGGCCAGCCAGATGTGGCAATGTTTGACTTCACCAGCATGTATGCCTCGGAGAATGCTGCTCTGATCAGGGAAAAACATGGACACCAGCTACTGGTTGCACTAGTGGGAGATAGTCTGCTTGAG CCTTTCTGGCCGATGGGTACAGGTTGCGCGCGAGGTTTTTTGGCAGCTTTTGACACAGCTTGGATGGTGAAGGCCTTTGCACAGGGGAAGAGCCCTCTGGAAATTCTGGCCGAGAG GGAGAGCATCTATCGGCTACTTCCCCAGACCACACCAGAGAACATCAGTAAAAACTTTGATCAATATACCATTGACCCTGCAACCCGCTATCCCAACCTTAACTCCAGTAATGTTCGCCCCCACCAG GTGCGCCACCTGTTCAATGATGGCAAACATGACTCTTCTCACTTTGAAGGTCCCATAGGTAGACCTGTCTACCTTTCCAGAG AATCTGAGGTGTGCCCCAACAGGCTGCTGACGTGGTGTCAGAGACAGACTAATGGCTATAGAGGGGTCAACATCACCAACCTGACATCCTCCTGGAGGAGTGGCCTTGCTCTTTGTGCACTCATACATAGGCAGAGGCCTGAGCTCAT CGACTATAACTCCCTTTATGAAGATGACGTAGCAGCAAACAATCAATTGGCATTTGATGTGGCTGAGCACCACCTCGGGATTCAGCCAATGACGACTGGAAAGGAGATGCTCGCTGGGGCTGAACCAGACAAGCTGCTAATGGTTTTATACTTGTCCAAGTTTTATGAAGCCTTCAGGAACTTGCCTGGAAACAAAAAAG GAGCAAAAGAAAGGAATGAAAATATTGAAAGAGAAACAGGACAAAGCCAACCCAGGAAGAGGATCCCAAAG GATGACAAGAAAATGGACGATGATTCAATTAATAAAAGGCGACGCAAGGGTAACGTCACAAAG TTATCCTGTCACAGTGCGCCCTCAGCAGGTGAGGATGGGAAACTGCGGGAGAACAAGGTCCGATCCATGGCAACCCAACTGCTGGCCAAATTTGAGGAGAACGCGGCAGAAAAAATGCATGGCAAG TGTGTGGGACGTAAGGAATTCCAGTCTGGACTTGGTGGCAGCGACGTCTGCCATTTCTGCTTGAAGCGTGTGTATGTCATGGAGAGACTGAGTGCTGAAGGCTACTTCTTCCACCGAGAGTGTTTCCGCTGTGACGTCTGTAACTGCACACTTCGACTGGGCGGCCACACCTTCAACTCGTATGAGG CAAAATTCTACTGTAAGATGCATTATAGTCAATACCAGTCCAGTACACACTTCAGGAAAAGAAAG GACAACCACAATCACGTCACAGCGTTGGTGCTAGACAAAGAGAGAAACCCATTGACAAGCGACATCCAGACACAACCTCCAG ACAGGTCTAACATGCATGCCGCTAGAAGTTTGACAGCTGGTCCCGGAGAAACATTCATGGCTGTGGAAACCCTCGATGTGCCCAGCATAGAAAAGCCTGCAGAGCAAGATGTCACAGAGGCAAAGGGGGCTGAAG GTCACTGTAAGACCAAACACAGTCTTTTTTGGAAGCAAAGAATCAGAGCAA CATTCCCTTTGACATTTGTCAAAAGCTTCCAACGAAGCCGGCCCCGAGACAAAGACGGACCGGAAACTGTTCCTGAAGTGGATTCTGACTTTGAGGATATTGAGTCGGCTGAAAAGCAAACT ACCTCAAAAGGCAAGACACCAGCTGATCCCAAACACAGAATTGAGAAGAGCGAAAAGCATCCAAAGCACACAACATGCAACTTGGCCAGTCCAAAGAAATGCTTGATCTTATCTCCCAGTGAGAAAGAGAAACTCTTGAGCTGGGACACTCATTCACATTCAGAGGAAACTTCACTTAATCCAGATGCCAAGACCACAAAGCAACACCAG GTCCAAGCAGAGAGAGAAGCAGATCAGCCTCAGGCAGATTCCGGCCAGCATGGAGAACTAACTGAAAGCCAATTTGCCAGTGCCTCCTCCCTCTCAGCTTTCCAGCTTATTGCCAACGCCTTCAGGAGGACATTTGGTGTGACCAATCCTTCCAGCAGCTCCAACACAGCCCCCACAAT AAGACCCAGACATGACGGCCAACGCAGACGCAGGCCTTTGTCAGAAGGAGAGTTACATTTTCCCACTGCTGAACCAGCGTTATCCGAAGAGAAGAAAGCTAGAAACCACAAGGCTGGGCCGGAGCTGCCGTCTCTGCAGCAGCAAGTCTGCTTGAAGGGCCGCAGAAACTCTGGGAGGGTTTTCAATGACAACGTTTCGTCACTGCCTTCCAGGAAAGTTACCCTCTTCTCTTCCCTGAGGCTTCGGAAGAGGGAGTCATCAGAGAGTGACAGGAAGGACCAGGAGCTCCAAAAGGAAATCAGGATGATACTTATCAACCTGAGAAACAAAG CTTCCAGTCAGCAGAGTTTGGAGGAGCCCAGCTCCACTGATGATGAATGCGAATCGACTCATATGACG GTGTCttcaaaaagacaacaaaagagGCGAGAAAAGACAGTGGCGCTGCAGGCCAAACAAGAACAATTAAAGAGGTTGCATAGAGCTCAG GCGATTCAGCGGCAACTGGAGGAGGTTGGAGAGAAACAAAGAGACCTGGAGGAGAGAGGAGTGGCCATAGAAAAAGTTATAAGAGGAGAAGAAG GCACTGACAATCAGGAAAATGATGCTGACCAAGCCCACCTTTATCAATCCTGGTTCGAACTGGTTTTGGAGAAGAACAGACTAGCACGATACGAGTCTGATCTCATGATCTT TGCTCAGGAGCTTGAATTGGAGGACATCCAGGGCCGACTGCAGCAAGACCTTCGACGCAGGATGAGTAAAGACG atACAAAGAAGAGTGCCTCTGAGCTCCAGAAGGAGCAGGTGATCCTATCTGAGATTATGAGGACAGTGGAGAAGAGGGACATGCTGGTGTCTAAACTTGAGGAGCAAAGGCTGATGGAGAGAGCTGAAGACCAAGACTTGGAAAGCCTTGTGCTGTCTAAAGGCTACCAGTTCCATTGGGCCCAGGCTAATGACAGCTTGGAGTCACATGAGGGAGGCAGTACTGAAGGGTGA
- the mical2b gene encoding F-actin-monooxygenase mical2b isoform X1: MGKTEDERTAKASQLFENFVQMSTCKGTLQAFSILCRQLELDPLDYSNFYSSLKAAVNSWKVKPLWTKLDKRAQQKVYSQNKASQGTRCLIIGGGPCGLRTAIELALLGCNVVVIEKRDTFSRNNVLHLWPFTIEDLRGLGAKKFYGKFCAGSIDHISIRQLQLMLLKICLILGIEVHVNVEFIKLVEPPEEQTDDSPSWRADIQPSNHPVSDMDFDVVIGADGRKNTLDGFRRKEFRGKLAIAITANFVNRNTTAEAKVEEISGVAFIFNQKFFLELKEETGIDLENIVYYRDNTHYFVMTAKKQSLLDKGVIIDDYVETDRLLSTDNVNQEALLSYAREAADFGTNYQLPSLDYAINHYGQPDVAMFDFTSMYASENAALIREKHGHQLLVALVGDSLLEPFWPMGTGCARGFLAAFDTAWMVKAFAQGKSPLEILAERESIYRLLPQTTPENISKNFDQYTIDPATRYPNLNSSNVRPHQVRHLFNDGKHDSSHFEGPIGRPVYLSRESEVCPNRLLTWCQRQTNGYRGVNITNLTSSWRSGLALCALIHRQRPELIDYNSLYEDDVAANNQLAFDVAEHHLGIQPMTTGKEMLAGAEPDKLLMVLYLSKFYEAFRNLPGNKKGAKERNENIERETGQSQPRKRIPKDDKKMDDDSINKRRRKGNVTKLSCHSAPSAGEDGKLRENKVRSMATQLLAKFEENAAEKMHGKPEDDLPNLPFSSSLSPSSTPLPLSNEEEEEEEGENPRFAKPKDTPPPPPPPPLSLGRKWQPSIYLRLLENPDSYSKRGSRSPSPSHPSSPLRSPSPERHYTECTSPVAKASHYSASALLDTDLSSPRSEEEMQQNQAERLSARQFAQKTIKERAVLLSSLFTGSDKPTPAHFPSLPQAQVELSTSVPPIPPSISTKIYPMVHPVPDPTAQAGFFNPLHLKHKKESPFPTFHVDSESSQQTSQADSLSSNSKAPTEISGSNASQDATSLPENHFSSSPVFSLLNKDTGTQYGPQGRLETQQIHKTSNETSESHKNCINAKCNGSSVLKDHKGTVRKSVIRSESCPTGAPSYSKERTVGKVSSAIDAKAQMLAILYETDHRPSAAMCVGRKEFQSGLGGSDVCHFCLKRVYVMERLSAEGYFFHRECFRCDVCNCTLRLGGHTFNSYEAKFYCKMHYSQYQSSTHFRKRKDNHNHVTALVLDKERNPLTSDIQTQPPDRSNMHAARSLTAGPGETFMAVETLDVPSIEKPAEQDVTEAKGAEGHCKTKHSLFWKQRIRATFPLTFVKSFQRSRPRDKDGPETVPEVDSDFEDIESAEKQTTSKGKTPADPKHRIEKSEKHPKHTTCNLASPKKCLILSPSEKEKLLSWDTHSHSEETSLNPDAKTTKQHQVQAEREADQPQADSGQHGELTESQFASASSLSAFQLIANAFRRTFGVTNPSSSSNTAPTIRPRHDGQRRRRPLSEGELHFPTAEPALSEEKKARNHKAGPELPSLQQQVCLKGRRNSGRVFNDNVSSLPSRKVTLFSSLRLRKRESSESDRKDQELQKEIRMILINLRNKASSQQSLEEPSSTDDECESTHMTVSSKRQQKRREKTVALQAKQEQLKRLHRAQAIQRQLEEVGEKQRDLEERGVAIEKVIRGEEGTDNQENDADQAHLYQSWFELVLEKNRLARYESDLMIFAQELELEDIQGRLQQDLRRRMSKDDTKKSASELQKEQVILSEIMRTVEKRDMLVSKLEEQRLMERAEDQDLESLVLSKGYQFHWAQANDSLESHEGGSTEG; encoded by the exons ATGGGCAAGACGGAGGATGAGCGAACCGCTAAGGCTAGTCAACTCTTTGAGAACTTTGTCCAGATGTCCACATGTAAAGGAACTCTGCAGGCCTTCAGTATCCTCTGCAGGCAGCTGGAACTGGATCCGCTGGATTATAGCAATTTCTACAGCTCACTGAAAGCAGCAGTCAACTCCTGGAAGGTCAAACCTCTGTGGACCAAATTGGACAAGAGGGCACAGCAAAAAGTGTACAGCCAGAATAAAGCCTCTCAAGGAACTAGG TGTCTGATCATTGGTGGCGGACCTTGTGGTCTGCGGACAGCCATCGAGCTGGCTTTGCTGGGTTGTAATGTGGTGGTGATTGAAAAGAGGGACACGTTCTCCAGGAACAATGTGCTTCATCTGTGGCCATTCACCATTGAAGACCTCCGAGGCCTTGGTGCTAAGAAGTTCTATGGCAAGTTCTGTGCTGGGTCCATCGATCATATCA GTATCCGTCAGCTCCAGTTGATGCTGCTTAAAATTTGTCTCATTCTGGGCATTGAAGTTCATGTCAATGTGGAATTCATTAAACTTGTTGAGCCACCAGAAGAACAGACTGACGACA GTCCGAGTTGGAGAGCAGATATCCAGCCTTCAAATCACCCCGTCTCAGACATGGACTTTGATGTGGTGATTGGAGCTGATGGACGCAAAAACACATTAGATG GTTTCAGGCGCAAGGAGTTTCGAGGAAAGCTCGCCATTGCTATTACGGCAAACTTTGTCAACAGAAACACCACAGCAGAGGCCAAAGTGGAGGAGATTAGTGGAGTTGCCTTTATCTTCAACCAGAAGTTCTTCCTTGAACTCAAGGAAGAAACAG GAATTGATTTGGAGAACATTGTTTACTACAGAGACAACACTCATTACTTTGTTATGACTGCAAAGAAGCAGAGTTTGCTGGACAAAGGGGTCATTATTGAT GATTATGTAGAAACGGATCGTTTACTAAGCACTGACAATGTAAACCAGGAAGCATTGCTCTCGTATGCCCGAGAGGCAGCTGATTTTGGCACAAATTACCAGCTACCATCACTGGACTATGCTATCAACCACTACGGCCAGCCAGATGTGGCAATGTTTGACTTCACCAGCATGTATGCCTCGGAGAATGCTGCTCTGATCAGGGAAAAACATGGACACCAGCTACTGGTTGCACTAGTGGGAGATAGTCTGCTTGAG CCTTTCTGGCCGATGGGTACAGGTTGCGCGCGAGGTTTTTTGGCAGCTTTTGACACAGCTTGGATGGTGAAGGCCTTTGCACAGGGGAAGAGCCCTCTGGAAATTCTGGCCGAGAG GGAGAGCATCTATCGGCTACTTCCCCAGACCACACCAGAGAACATCAGTAAAAACTTTGATCAATATACCATTGACCCTGCAACCCGCTATCCCAACCTTAACTCCAGTAATGTTCGCCCCCACCAG GTGCGCCACCTGTTCAATGATGGCAAACATGACTCTTCTCACTTTGAAGGTCCCATAGGTAGACCTGTCTACCTTTCCAGAG AATCTGAGGTGTGCCCCAACAGGCTGCTGACGTGGTGTCAGAGACAGACTAATGGCTATAGAGGGGTCAACATCACCAACCTGACATCCTCCTGGAGGAGTGGCCTTGCTCTTTGTGCACTCATACATAGGCAGAGGCCTGAGCTCAT CGACTATAACTCCCTTTATGAAGATGACGTAGCAGCAAACAATCAATTGGCATTTGATGTGGCTGAGCACCACCTCGGGATTCAGCCAATGACGACTGGAAAGGAGATGCTCGCTGGGGCTGAACCAGACAAGCTGCTAATGGTTTTATACTTGTCCAAGTTTTATGAAGCCTTCAGGAACTTGCCTGGAAACAAAAAAG GAGCAAAAGAAAGGAATGAAAATATTGAAAGAGAAACAGGACAAAGCCAACCCAGGAAGAGGATCCCAAAG GATGACAAGAAAATGGACGATGATTCAATTAATAAAAGGCGACGCAAGGGTAACGTCACAAAG TTATCCTGTCACAGTGCGCCCTCAGCAGGTGAGGATGGGAAACTGCGGGAGAACAAGGTCCGATCCATGGCAACCCAACTGCTGGCCAAATTTGAGGAGAACGCGGCAGAAAAAATGCATGGCAAG CCCGAGGATGACCTACCTAACCTGCCCTTTTCTTCATCTCTGTCACCTTCCTCCACCCCACTTCCTCTCtcaaatgaggaggaggaggaggaggagggtgaaAATCCCCGCTTTGCAAAGCCCAAGGatactccgcctcctcctcctcctcctcctctttctcttgGCCGCAAATGGCAG CCTTCCATCTACCTCCGCTTACTGGAGAATCCTGATTCTTACTCAAAACGCGGCAGTCGCTCTCCTTCACCCTCACACCCCAGTAGCCCATTGCGCTCACCAAGCCCTGAACGACACTACACAGAATGCACCTCCCCTGTAGCTAAAGCCAGCCATTATTCTGCCTCTGCTCTGTTGGACACTGATCTTTCCTCACCAAGGTCAGAGGAGGAAATGCAACAG AATCAAGCTGAGAGGCTGTCTGCTAGACAGTTTGCACAAAAGACGATAAAGGAAAGAGCTGTCCTCCTTTCGTCCTTGTTTACTGGCTCCGACAAACCTACTCCTGCTCATTTTCCCTCTCTTCCTCAAGCACAG GTTGAACTATCTACCTCTGTCCCGCCTATTCCTCCATCTATAAGCACAAAAATCTACCCTATGGTGCACCCTGTCCCTGACCCCACTGCCCAGGCTGGTTTCTTTAACCCTCTTCACCTCAAGCACAAAAAAGAATCTCCCTTTCCCACATTTCACGTGGACTCTGAAAGTTCACAGCAAACTAGTCAAGCGGATTCCTTGTCTAGTAACAGCAAAGCCCCCACTGAAATATCTGGTTCGAATGCAAGCCAGGATGCCACATCACTCCCTGAAAACCACTTTTCTTCAAGTCCAGTTTTTTCTCTGTTAAACAAAGATACAGGGACTCAATACGGGCCTCAGGGCCGCCTCGAAACACAGCAAATCCACAAAACTTCAAATGAGACATCGGAGAGCCacaaaaattgtataaatgcaAAG TGCAATGGAAGTTCTGTTCTCAAAGACCATAAAGGAACCGTTCGAAAATCAGTCATTCGTTCTGAGAGTTGTCCAACTGGAGCTCCGAGCTACAGTAAAGAG CGCACAGTTGGAAAGGTGTCTTCAGCCATAGATGCTAAAGCCCAAATGCTAGCCATCCTCTATGAGACAGATCACAGGCCCAGTGCTGCTATG TGTGTGGGACGTAAGGAATTCCAGTCTGGACTTGGTGGCAGCGACGTCTGCCATTTCTGCTTGAAGCGTGTGTATGTCATGGAGAGACTGAGTGCTGAAGGCTACTTCTTCCACCGAGAGTGTTTCCGCTGTGACGTCTGTAACTGCACACTTCGACTGGGCGGCCACACCTTCAACTCGTATGAGG CAAAATTCTACTGTAAGATGCATTATAGTCAATACCAGTCCAGTACACACTTCAGGAAAAGAAAG GACAACCACAATCACGTCACAGCGTTGGTGCTAGACAAAGAGAGAAACCCATTGACAAGCGACATCCAGACACAACCTCCAG ACAGGTCTAACATGCATGCCGCTAGAAGTTTGACAGCTGGTCCCGGAGAAACATTCATGGCTGTGGAAACCCTCGATGTGCCCAGCATAGAAAAGCCTGCAGAGCAAGATGTCACAGAGGCAAAGGGGGCTGAAG GTCACTGTAAGACCAAACACAGTCTTTTTTGGAAGCAAAGAATCAGAGCAA CATTCCCTTTGACATTTGTCAAAAGCTTCCAACGAAGCCGGCCCCGAGACAAAGACGGACCGGAAACTGTTCCTGAAGTGGATTCTGACTTTGAGGATATTGAGTCGGCTGAAAAGCAAACT ACCTCAAAAGGCAAGACACCAGCTGATCCCAAACACAGAATTGAGAAGAGCGAAAAGCATCCAAAGCACACAACATGCAACTTGGCCAGTCCAAAGAAATGCTTGATCTTATCTCCCAGTGAGAAAGAGAAACTCTTGAGCTGGGACACTCATTCACATTCAGAGGAAACTTCACTTAATCCAGATGCCAAGACCACAAAGCAACACCAG GTCCAAGCAGAGAGAGAAGCAGATCAGCCTCAGGCAGATTCCGGCCAGCATGGAGAACTAACTGAAAGCCAATTTGCCAGTGCCTCCTCCCTCTCAGCTTTCCAGCTTATTGCCAACGCCTTCAGGAGGACATTTGGTGTGACCAATCCTTCCAGCAGCTCCAACACAGCCCCCACAAT AAGACCCAGACATGACGGCCAACGCAGACGCAGGCCTTTGTCAGAAGGAGAGTTACATTTTCCCACTGCTGAACCAGCGTTATCCGAAGAGAAGAAAGCTAGAAACCACAAGGCTGGGCCGGAGCTGCCGTCTCTGCAGCAGCAAGTCTGCTTGAAGGGCCGCAGAAACTCTGGGAGGGTTTTCAATGACAACGTTTCGTCACTGCCTTCCAGGAAAGTTACCCTCTTCTCTTCCCTGAGGCTTCGGAAGAGGGAGTCATCAGAGAGTGACAGGAAGGACCAGGAGCTCCAAAAGGAAATCAGGATGATACTTATCAACCTGAGAAACAAAG CTTCCAGTCAGCAGAGTTTGGAGGAGCCCAGCTCCACTGATGATGAATGCGAATCGACTCATATGACG GTGTCttcaaaaagacaacaaaagagGCGAGAAAAGACAGTGGCGCTGCAGGCCAAACAAGAACAATTAAAGAGGTTGCATAGAGCTCAG GCGATTCAGCGGCAACTGGAGGAGGTTGGAGAGAAACAAAGAGACCTGGAGGAGAGAGGAGTGGCCATAGAAAAAGTTATAAGAGGAGAAGAAG GCACTGACAATCAGGAAAATGATGCTGACCAAGCCCACCTTTATCAATCCTGGTTCGAACTGGTTTTGGAGAAGAACAGACTAGCACGATACGAGTCTGATCTCATGATCTT TGCTCAGGAGCTTGAATTGGAGGACATCCAGGGCCGACTGCAGCAAGACCTTCGACGCAGGATGAGTAAAGACG atACAAAGAAGAGTGCCTCTGAGCTCCAGAAGGAGCAGGTGATCCTATCTGAGATTATGAGGACAGTGGAGAAGAGGGACATGCTGGTGTCTAAACTTGAGGAGCAAAGGCTGATGGAGAGAGCTGAAGACCAAGACTTGGAAAGCCTTGTGCTGTCTAAAGGCTACCAGTTCCATTGGGCCCAGGCTAATGACAGCTTGGAGTCACATGAGGGAGGCAGTACTGAAGGGTGA